Proteins from a single region of Deltaproteobacteria bacterium:
- a CDS encoding IS3 family transposase, producing the protein IFNYIEIFYNRKRRHSTLGYLSPVSYELESMVA; encoded by the coding sequence TATTTTTAATTATATTGAAATATTCTATAATCGAAAGAGACGTCACTCAACACTGGGGTATCTTTCTCCAGTATCTTATGAGCTCGAATCTATGGTAGCCTAA